The following proteins are encoded in a genomic region of Triticum dicoccoides isolate Atlit2015 ecotype Zavitan chromosome 1B, WEW_v2.0, whole genome shotgun sequence:
- the LOC119343973 gene encoding uncharacterized protein LOC119343973 → MTMSSPASTHLLRSAPAAPLLPRRASLQLSCVASGAAPRSRRRSGRLEVVRAATAEVAEAAGAPAYTTESLILYFKAEGTMEERSIPKITQALEGMDGVSDLEVLIEEGIGSVVLTKATTVQATGVASNLVEAIQGVGFKLQTLSLSFEDFDKEDAAAVSGEGADVQASE, encoded by the exons ATGACGATGTCGTCGCCGGCCTCCACCCACCTCCTCCGCTCCGCGCCCGCGGCGCCCCTGCTCCCTCGCCGCGCCTCCCTGCAGCTCTCCTGCGTCGCCAGCGGAGCCGCGCCAAGGAGTAGGAGACGGAGCGGCCGCCTGGAGGTAGTCCGCGCGGCCAccgcggaggtggccgaggccGCCGGCGCCCCCGCCTACACCACCGAGTCCCTCATCCTCTACTTCAAGGCGGAGGGCACCATGGAGGAGAGGTCTATCCCCAAGATCACCCAGGCTCTCGAG GGGATGGACGGCGTCAGTGACCTGGAGGTGCTCATCGAAGAAGGCATCGGAAGTGTTGTG TTAACGAAGGCGACAACAGTCCAAGCTACTGGGGTCGCCTCAAACCTGGTGGAAGCCATCCAGGGAGTTGGTTTCAAGCTGCAAACTCTGAGCCTCAGCTTCGAGGACTTTGACAAGGAGGATGCTGCTGCTGTTTCGGGAGAAGGAGCAGACGTCCAAGCCAGCGAGTGA
- the LOC119344000 gene encoding beta-hexosaminidase 3-like: MMAPALMRLMLALAVVGCCAARQPGGRVDLWPMPASVTRGARTLYVARDLKLSTAGTGYKDGKAILADAFRRMVAVIQLNHAINGSYHGLPVLAGVNVAVRSPDDELKFGVDESYKLTVPATGNPIYARIEAQTVFGALHALETFSQLCYFDFILSVTGLHWAPWTIVDKPRFPYRGLLIDTARHYLPVPVIKSVIDSMVYSKLNVLHWHIVDEQSFPLEIPSYPKLSNGAYSYSEKYTINDAIDIVQYAEKRGVNVLAEIDVPGHAGSWGVGYPSLWPSATCQQPLDVSSDFTFKVIDGILSDFSKVFKFKFVHLGGDEVDTSCWTTTPRIKSWLVQHGMNESDAYRYFVLKAQKIAISHGYEIINWEETFNNFGDKLDRKTVVHNWLGGGVAEKVVSAGLRCIVSNQDKWYLDHLDATWEGFYMNEPLTNIYNPEQQKLILGGEVCMWGEHIDASDIQQTIWPRAAAAAERLWTPVEKLAKDTTAVTARLAHFRCLLNERGIAAAPLAGYGRTAPSEPGSCIRQ; encoded by the exons ATGATGGCGCCGGCGCTGATGAGGCTGATGCTGGCGCTAGCGGTGGTGGGCTGCTGCGCCGCCCGGCAGCCCGGCGGCCGCGTCGACCTGTGGCCAATGCCCGCGTCCGTGACCCGCGGGGCCAGGACGCTCTACGTCGCCAGGGACCTCAAGCTGTCGACCGCCGGGACCGGGTACAAGGACGGGAAGGCCATCCTGGCCGACGCCTTCAGGAGGATGGTGGCCGTCATCCAGCTCAACCACGCCATCAACGGCAGCTACCACGGCCTGCCCGTGCTCGCCGGCGTCAATGTGGCCGTCCGTTCCCCGGACGACGAG CTCAAGTTCGGGGTGGATGAATCGTACAAGCTGACCGTGCCTGCAACTGGGAATCCGATATATGCCCGAATTGAG GCCCAAACAGTGTTCGGAGCGCTTCATGCTTTAGAG ACATTCAGTCAATTGTGTTACTTCGATTTTATTTTAAGTGTAACTGGACTACATTGGGCTCCTTGGACTATCGTGGACAAGCCCAGATTTCCTTATCGTGGGCTTCTTATTG ATACCGCAAGGCATTATCTTCCTGTCCCAGTAATCAAAAGTGTAATCGATTCAATGGTCTACAGTAAGTTG AATGTTCTTCATTGGCACATCGTGGATGAGCAGTCATTTCCTCTTGAAATACCTTCATACCCAAAATTATCAAATGGTGCATACTCTTATTCAGAAAAATATACAATCAATGATGCAATCGACATTGTACA ATATGCTGAAAAAAGAGGTGTAAATGTCTTGGCTGAGATTGATGTTCCTGGCCATGCTGGCTCATG GGGTGTTGGATATCCGTCGTTATGGCCGTCAGCTACCTGTCAACAACCGCTTGATGTCAGCAGCGACTTTACATTTAAAGTGATCGACGGAATTCTTTCAG ATTTTAGCAAGGTTTTTAAGTTCAAGTTTGTTCATTTGGGAGGCGACGAAGTCGATACAA GTTGCTGGACTACCACACCACGCATTAAATCATG GTTGGTTCAACATGGTATGAATGAGTCTGATGCTTACAGATATTTTGTCCTAAAGGCTCAAAAGATTGCAATTTCACATGGCTACGAGATTATTAACTG GGAAGAAACATTTAACAACTTTGGAGACAAGTTGGACCGCAAAACTGTGGTGCATAACTG GCTTGGAGGTGGAGTTGCAGAGAAAGTGGTTTCTGCTGGTCTGAGATGCATTGTCAGCAACCAGGATAAGTGGTACCTAGATCACCTGGATGCTACATGGGAAGGATTCTATATGAATGAACCATTAACAAATATCTACAACCCAGAACAACAGAAGTTGATTCTTGGCGGAGAAGTATGCATGTGGGGCGAACACATAGATGCATCCGACATTCAACAAACCATTTGGCCTCGTGCTGCAGCAGCTGCAG AGCGACTGTGGACTCCCGTTGAGAAGCTTGCGAAGGACACAACGGCGGTCACTGCAAGATTGGCACACTTCAGGTGTCTGCTGAATGAGAGAGGGATCGCCGCGGCACCGCTGGCTGGATATGGCCGCACAGCTCCATCAGAGCCAGGATCCTGTATAAGGCAGTAG